In a single window of the Prinia subflava isolate CZ2003 ecotype Zambia chromosome 3, Cam_Psub_1.2, whole genome shotgun sequence genome:
- the LOC134548988 gene encoding C-type lectin domain family 4 member D-like isoform X2 codes for MMNDQGRVSPGTAAPAEERSCSCLNIWLFLIFALAIKAALLTICLVVPFWPSSEQPTALQQQFSEWKCDSAVPRGTDRGWTCCPKGWRRFQRNCYFLSPDKMNWAESEQNCTGMGSQLVVINSKEEQVFLSDQIKQSKDPKPDNVYIGLFEDKTGQWQWVDKTPYNVTAAFWRQGEPSEGRDENCVIIHRDTELLNNWNDARCLKFHWICEAAAVTV; via the exons ATGATGAATGACCAAGGGAGAGTCAGCCCTGGAACTGCAG CCCCggcagaagagagaagctgctcctgcctgaaCATCTGGCTCTTCCTCATTTTTGCCCTTGCCATCAAAGCTGCCTTGCTGACCATCTGCCTTG TGGTTCCCTTCTGGCCCAGCAGTGAgcagcccacagccctgcagcagcagttctcGGAGTGGAAGTGCGACTCAGCGGTGCCACGAGGCACAG accGAGGCTGGACGTGCTGCCCAAAGGGCTGGAGAAGGTTTCAGAGAAACTGCTATTTCCTGTCCCCTGATAAGATGAACTGGGCTGAGAGTGAGCAGAACTGCACTGGGATGGGCTCCCAGCTGGTGGTGATCAACAGCAAGGAAGAGCAG GTTTTCCTCTCTGATCAGATAAAACAGTCTAAAGACCCTAAACCAGACAATGTCTACATTGGTCTGTTTGAGGACAAGACAGGCCAGTGGCAGTGGGTGGACAAGACTCCATACAATGTGACAGCAGC GTTCTGGCGACAAGGAGAACCAAGTGAAGGCCGTGATGAGAACTGCGTTATAATCCATAGGGATACAGAACTACTGAACAACTGGAATGACGCCAGGTGTTTGAAGTTTCATTGGATTTGTGAAGCTGCAGCAGTAACTGTGTGA
- the LOC134548988 gene encoding C-type lectin domain family 4 member D-like isoform X1 has protein sequence MMNDQGRVSPGTAAPAEERSCSCLNIWLFLIFALAIKAALLTICLGGFQGLLIPVGMKASVVPFWPSSEQPTALQQQFSEWKCDSAVPRGTDRGWTCCPKGWRRFQRNCYFLSPDKMNWAESEQNCTGMGSQLVVINSKEEQVFLSDQIKQSKDPKPDNVYIGLFEDKTGQWQWVDKTPYNVTAAFWRQGEPSEGRDENCVIIHRDTELLNNWNDARCLKFHWICEAAAVTV, from the exons ATGATGAATGACCAAGGGAGAGTCAGCCCTGGAACTGCAG CCCCggcagaagagagaagctgctcctgcctgaaCATCTGGCTCTTCCTCATTTTTGCCCTTGCCATCAAAGCTGCCTTGCTGACCATCTGCCTTGGTGGGTTCCAGGGTCTCTTAATTCCCGTTGGGATGAAGGCCTCAG TGGTTCCCTTCTGGCCCAGCAGTGAgcagcccacagccctgcagcagcagttctcGGAGTGGAAGTGCGACTCAGCGGTGCCACGAGGCACAG accGAGGCTGGACGTGCTGCCCAAAGGGCTGGAGAAGGTTTCAGAGAAACTGCTATTTCCTGTCCCCTGATAAGATGAACTGGGCTGAGAGTGAGCAGAACTGCACTGGGATGGGCTCCCAGCTGGTGGTGATCAACAGCAAGGAAGAGCAG GTTTTCCTCTCTGATCAGATAAAACAGTCTAAAGACCCTAAACCAGACAATGTCTACATTGGTCTGTTTGAGGACAAGACAGGCCAGTGGCAGTGGGTGGACAAGACTCCATACAATGTGACAGCAGC GTTCTGGCGACAAGGAGAACCAAGTGAAGGCCGTGATGAGAACTGCGTTATAATCCATAGGGATACAGAACTACTGAACAACTGGAATGACGCCAGGTGTTTGAAGTTTCATTGGATTTGTGAAGCTGCAGCAGTAACTGTGTGA
- the LOC134548988 gene encoding C-type lectin domain family 6 member A-like isoform X3: MMNDQGRVSPGTAAPAEERSCSCLNIWLFLIFALAIKAALLTICLGGFQGLLIPVGMKASVVPFWPSSEQPTALQQQFSEWKCDSAVPRGTDRGWTCCPKGWRRFQRNCYFLSPDKMNWAESEQNCTGMGSQLVVINSKEEQVFLSDQIKQSKDPKPDNVYIGLFEDKTGQWQWVDKTPYNVTAALASLCGLFQQ; encoded by the exons ATGATGAATGACCAAGGGAGAGTCAGCCCTGGAACTGCAG CCCCggcagaagagagaagctgctcctgcctgaaCATCTGGCTCTTCCTCATTTTTGCCCTTGCCATCAAAGCTGCCTTGCTGACCATCTGCCTTGGTGGGTTCCAGGGTCTCTTAATTCCCGTTGGGATGAAGGCCTCAG TGGTTCCCTTCTGGCCCAGCAGTGAgcagcccacagccctgcagcagcagttctcGGAGTGGAAGTGCGACTCAGCGGTGCCACGAGGCACAG accGAGGCTGGACGTGCTGCCCAAAGGGCTGGAGAAGGTTTCAGAGAAACTGCTATTTCCTGTCCCCTGATAAGATGAACTGGGCTGAGAGTGAGCAGAACTGCACTGGGATGGGCTCCCAGCTGGTGGTGATCAACAGCAAGGAAGAGCAG GTTTTCCTCTCTGATCAGATAAAACAGTCTAAAGACCCTAAACCAGACAATGTCTACATTGGTCTGTTTGAGGACAAGACAGGCCAGTGGCAGTGGGTGGACAAGACTCCATACAATGTGACAGCAGC TCTTGCATCCCTCTGTGGCCTTTTCCAGCAGTAA
- the LOC134548989 gene encoding C-type lectin domain family 4 member E-like isoform X2: MMNDQGRVSPGTAAPAEERSCSCLNIWLFLIFALAIKAALLTICLVVPFWPSSEQPTALQQQFSEWKCDSAVPRGTDRGWTCCPKGWRRFQRSCYFLSRDKMNWAESEQNCTGMGSQLVVINSKEEQVFLFQQVKLSSKRENFHIGLFAEKVGQWQWVDKTPYNVTAAFWRQGEPSHIPEENCTVIHALEPTVNNWNDVRSYLLHHRICEAAAVTV, encoded by the exons ATGATGAATGACCAAGGGAGAGTCAGCCCTGGAACTGCAG CCCCggcagaagagagaagctgctcctgcctgaaCATCTGGCTCTTCCTCATTTTTGCCCTTGCCATCAAAGCTGCCTTGCTGACCATCTGCCTTG TGGTTCCCTTCTGGCCCAGCAGTGAgcagcccacagccctgcagcagcagttctcGGAGTGGAAGTGCGACTCAGCGGTGCCACGAGGCACAG accGAGGCTGGACGTGCTGCCCAAAGGGCTGGAGAAGGTTTCAGAGAAGCTGCTATTTCCTGTCCCGTGATAAGATGAACTGGGCTGAGAGTGAGCAGAACTGCACTGGGATGGGCTCCCAGCTGGTGGTGATCAACAGCAAGGAAGAGCAG GTTTTCCTCTTTCAGCAAGTAAAACTATCTTCAAAGAGAGAGAATTTCCACATTGGTCTGTTTGCAGAGAAGGTGGGCCAGTGGCAGTGGGTGGACAAGACTCCATACAATGTGACAGCAGC GTTCTGGCGACAAGGAGAACCAAGTCATATCCCTGAGGAGAACTGCACTGTAATCCATGCACTTGAACCAACTGTCAACAACTGGAATGATGTCAGATCATATTTGCTGCATCATCGGATTTGTGAAGCTGCAGCAGTAACTGTGTGA
- the LOC134548989 gene encoding C-type lectin domain family 4 member E-like isoform X1, translated as MMNDQGRVSPGTAAPAEERSCSCLNIWLFLIFALAIKAALLTICLGGFQGLLIPVGMKASVVPFWPSSEQPTALQQQFSEWKCDSAVPRGTDRGWTCCPKGWRRFQRSCYFLSRDKMNWAESEQNCTGMGSQLVVINSKEEQVFLFQQVKLSSKRENFHIGLFAEKVGQWQWVDKTPYNVTAAFWRQGEPSHIPEENCTVIHALEPTVNNWNDVRSYLLHHRICEAAAVTV; from the exons ATGATGAATGACCAAGGGAGAGTCAGCCCTGGAACTGCAG CCCCggcagaagagagaagctgctcctgcctgaaCATCTGGCTCTTCCTCATTTTTGCCCTTGCCATCAAAGCTGCCTTGCTGACCATCTGCCTTGGTGGGTTCCAGGGTCTCTTAATTCCCGTTGGGATGAAGGCCTCAG TGGTTCCCTTCTGGCCCAGCAGTGAgcagcccacagccctgcagcagcagttctcGGAGTGGAAGTGCGACTCAGCGGTGCCACGAGGCACAG accGAGGCTGGACGTGCTGCCCAAAGGGCTGGAGAAGGTTTCAGAGAAGCTGCTATTTCCTGTCCCGTGATAAGATGAACTGGGCTGAGAGTGAGCAGAACTGCACTGGGATGGGCTCCCAGCTGGTGGTGATCAACAGCAAGGAAGAGCAG GTTTTCCTCTTTCAGCAAGTAAAACTATCTTCAAAGAGAGAGAATTTCCACATTGGTCTGTTTGCAGAGAAGGTGGGCCAGTGGCAGTGGGTGGACAAGACTCCATACAATGTGACAGCAGC GTTCTGGCGACAAGGAGAACCAAGTCATATCCCTGAGGAGAACTGCACTGTAATCCATGCACTTGAACCAACTGTCAACAACTGGAATGATGTCAGATCATATTTGCTGCATCATCGGATTTGTGAAGCTGCAGCAGTAACTGTGTGA